The following are encoded in a window of Pieris napi chromosome 23, ilPieNapi1.2, whole genome shotgun sequence genomic DNA:
- the LOC125061117 gene encoding cell wall protein IFF6-like isoform X4: MTKMISTFALFVLSILHAHAAYQGAAAPADTPLAYQGYPSNFYPGNTNRTPPFYPGVKNPNYPVHAIPNNPVPIVPLTQPVQPVPVQLPITQSVPIASPLPLPQPIAPNVLIPINTAQATTYTGNASGNPVFRRIFRRAPRNRSVGYSYNYGSASSSGYASASRNTLETRYGSGPGSYSGSQSCLGPGSCTGKGSGLGLGSCKGTGSCSGENSGRGPGSCSETGSCSGSGSGSGSDSCSGTSSCSGSDSGSGSNSCSGTSSCSGSGSGKRPGSCSQPGSCSGSG; the protein is encoded by the exons ATGACCAAAATGATTTCCACTTTCGCGCTCTTCGTTTTAAgc atactgCATGCTCATGCTGCTTATcaag gTGCAGCAGCACCAGCTGACACACCATTGGCATACCAAGGGTATCCATCCAACTTCTACCCCGGCAATACAAATAGAACTCCTCCGTTCTACCCTGGCGTCAAAAATCCCAACTACCCCGTTCATGCGATTCCTAACAATCCCGTCCCAATAGTCCCCTTAACTCAACCAGTACAACCTGTTCCAGTTCAATTACCTATAACACAAAGTGTTCCAATAGCAAGCCCACTGCCCTTACCTCAGCCCATTGCACCAAATGTTCTAATACCAATAAATACAGCTCAGGCAACAACCTACACTGGGAATGCGTCTGGAAACCCCGTTTTCAGACGCATTTTTAGGCGAGCGCCTAGAAATAGATCTGTAGGTTATAGTTACAACTACGGATCTGCATCTAGCTCTGGCTACGCTTCAGCAAGTAGAAACACGTTAGAAACTAGATATGGCTCTGGTCCAGGATCATACTCAGGCTCACAATCATGCTTAGGCCCAGGATCATGCACAGGCAAAGGATCAGGCTTAGGCTTAGGATCATGCAAAGGCACAGGATCATGCTCAGGTGAAAACTCAGGCAGAGGCCCAGGATCATGCTCAGAGACAGGGTCATGCTCAGGCTCAGGATCAGGCTCAGGCTCTGATTCATGCTCAGGCACATCATCATGCTCAGGCTCAGATTCAGGCTCAGGTTCAAATTCATGCTCAGGCACATCATCATGCTCAGGCTCAGGATCAGGCAAGCGCCCAGGATCATGCTCACAGCCAGGATCATGCTCAGGATCAGGCTAA
- the LOC125061117 gene encoding cell wall protein IFF6-like isoform X5, with the protein MAKMISIFTLFVLSILHAHAAYQGAAAPADTPLAYQGYPSNFYPGNTNRTPPFYPGVKNPNYPVHAIPNNPVPIVPLTQPVQPVPVQLPITQSVPIASPLPLPQPIAPNVLIPINTAQATTYTGNASGNPVFRRIFRRAPRNRSVGYSYNYGSASSSGYASASRNTLETRYGSGPGSYSGSQSCLGPGSCTGKGSGLGLGSCKGTGSCSGENSGRGPGSCSETGSCSGSGSGSGSDSCSGTSSCSGSDSGSGSNSCSGTSSCSGSGSGKRPGSCSQPGSCSGSG; encoded by the exons atactgCATGCTCATGCTGCTTATcaag gTGCAGCAGCACCAGCTGACACACCATTGGCATACCAAGGGTATCCATCCAACTTCTACCCCGGCAATACAAATAGAACTCCTCCGTTCTACCCTGGCGTCAAAAATCCCAACTACCCCGTTCATGCGATTCCTAACAATCCCGTCCCAATAGTCCCCTTAACTCAACCAGTACAACCTGTTCCAGTTCAATTACCTATAACACAAAGTGTTCCAATAGCAAGCCCACTGCCCTTACCTCAGCCCATTGCACCAAATGTTCTAATACCAATAAATACAGCTCAGGCAACAACCTACACTGGGAATGCGTCTGGAAACCCCGTTTTCAGACGCATTTTTAGGCGAGCGCCTAGAAATAGATCTGTAGGTTATAGTTACAACTACGGATCTGCATCTAGCTCTGGCTACGCTTCAGCAAGTAGAAACACGTTAGAAACTAGATATGGCTCTGGTCCAGGATCATACTCAGGCTCACAATCATGCTTAGGCCCAGGATCATGCACAGGCAAAGGATCAGGCTTAGGCTTAGGATCATGCAAAGGCACAGGATCATGCTCAGGTGAAAACTCAGGCAGAGGCCCAGGATCATGCTCAGAGACAGGGTCATGCTCAGGCTCAGGATCAGGCTCAGGCTCTGATTCATGCTCAGGCACATCATCATGCTCAGGCTCAGATTCAGGCTCAGGTTCAAATTCATGCTCAGGCACATCATCATGCTCAGGCTCAGGATCAGGCAAGCGCCCAGGATCATGCTCACAGCCAGGATCATGCTCAGGATCAGGCTAA
- the LOC125061117 gene encoding cell wall protein IFF6-like isoform X2, producing MAKMISIFTLFVLSILHAHAAPQGAAAPADTPLAYQGYPSNFYPGNTNRTPPFYPGVKNPNYPVHAIPNNPVPIVPLTQPVQPVPVQLPITQSVPIASPLPLPQPIAPNVLIPINTAQATTYTGNASGNPVFRRIFRRAPRNRSVGYSYNYGSASSSGYASASRNTLETRYGSGPGSYSGSQSCLGPGSCTGKGSGLGLGSCKGTGSCSGENSGRGPGSCSETGSCSGSGSGSGSDSCSGTSSCSGSDSGSGSNSCSGTSSCSGSGSGKRPGSCSQPGSCSGSG from the coding sequence gTGCAGCAGCACCAGCTGACACACCATTGGCATACCAAGGGTATCCATCCAACTTCTACCCCGGCAATACAAATAGAACTCCTCCGTTCTACCCTGGCGTCAAAAATCCCAACTACCCCGTTCATGCGATTCCTAACAATCCCGTCCCAATAGTCCCCTTAACTCAACCAGTACAACCTGTTCCAGTTCAATTACCTATAACACAAAGTGTTCCAATAGCAAGCCCACTGCCCTTACCTCAGCCCATTGCACCAAATGTTCTAATACCAATAAATACAGCTCAGGCAACAACCTACACTGGGAATGCGTCTGGAAACCCCGTTTTCAGACGCATTTTTAGGCGAGCGCCTAGAAATAGATCTGTAGGTTATAGTTACAACTACGGATCTGCATCTAGCTCTGGCTACGCTTCAGCAAGTAGAAACACGTTAGAAACTAGATATGGCTCTGGTCCAGGATCATACTCAGGCTCACAATCATGCTTAGGCCCAGGATCATGCACAGGCAAAGGATCAGGCTTAGGCTTAGGATCATGCAAAGGCACAGGATCATGCTCAGGTGAAAACTCAGGCAGAGGCCCAGGATCATGCTCAGAGACAGGGTCATGCTCAGGCTCAGGATCAGGCTCAGGCTCTGATTCATGCTCAGGCACATCATCATGCTCAGGCTCAGATTCAGGCTCAGGTTCAAATTCATGCTCAGGCACATCATCATGCTCAGGCTCAGGATCAGGCAAGCGCCCAGGATCATGCTCACAGCCAGGATCATGCTCAGGATCAGGCTAA
- the LOC125061117 gene encoding cell wall protein IFF6-like isoform X3 → MAKMISTFTLFVLSILHAHAAPQGAAAPADTPLAYQGYPSNFYPGNTNRTPPFYPGVKNPNYPVHAIPNNPVPIVPLTQPVQPVPVQLPITQSVPIASPLPLPQPIAPNVLIPINTAQATTYTGNASGNPVFRRIFRRAPRNRSVGYSYNYGSASSSGYASASRNTLETRYGSGPGSYSGSQSCLGPGSCTGKGSGLGLGSCKGTGSCSGENSGRGPGSCSETGSCSGSGSGSGSDSCSGTSSCSGSDSGSGSNSCSGTSSCSGSGSGKRPGSCSQPGSCSGSG, encoded by the coding sequence gTGCAGCAGCACCAGCTGACACACCATTGGCATACCAAGGGTATCCATCCAACTTCTACCCCGGCAATACAAATAGAACTCCTCCGTTCTACCCTGGCGTCAAAAATCCCAACTACCCCGTTCATGCGATTCCTAACAATCCCGTCCCAATAGTCCCCTTAACTCAACCAGTACAACCTGTTCCAGTTCAATTACCTATAACACAAAGTGTTCCAATAGCAAGCCCACTGCCCTTACCTCAGCCCATTGCACCAAATGTTCTAATACCAATAAATACAGCTCAGGCAACAACCTACACTGGGAATGCGTCTGGAAACCCCGTTTTCAGACGCATTTTTAGGCGAGCGCCTAGAAATAGATCTGTAGGTTATAGTTACAACTACGGATCTGCATCTAGCTCTGGCTACGCTTCAGCAAGTAGAAACACGTTAGAAACTAGATATGGCTCTGGTCCAGGATCATACTCAGGCTCACAATCATGCTTAGGCCCAGGATCATGCACAGGCAAAGGATCAGGCTTAGGCTTAGGATCATGCAAAGGCACAGGATCATGCTCAGGTGAAAACTCAGGCAGAGGCCCAGGATCATGCTCAGAGACAGGGTCATGCTCAGGCTCAGGATCAGGCTCAGGCTCTGATTCATGCTCAGGCACATCATCATGCTCAGGCTCAGATTCAGGCTCAGGTTCAAATTCATGCTCAGGCACATCATCATGCTCAGGCTCAGGATCAGGCAAGCGCCCAGGATCATGCTCACAGCCAGGATCATGCTCAGGATCAGGCTAA